The following is a genomic window from Parabacteroides johnsonii DSM 18315.
ACCATTCTGGAAATGGATAAAAATTTCCAAGTTATCATCGTTAATATCAAAAGTCAGCGGTTGTTCGGGCAACTCCTTCAATGGATCGAGCAGGATTTTTGCCGAGACAGCGAAAAGCCCGCTTCCCTGTGCATTCATCACGTCAACGGATGTAACCAGACGTGTTTCAGCATCCGAAGCTGTTATGGTAAGTTTATTACCTTCCAGGTTGAAAAGGAAACTGTCCAGGATCGGTAATGAATTCTTAGAAGCAATAACTTTGCTAATAGATTGCAAACGTGATAACAGCGCTGTGCTGGATACATCAAATCTCATGGTTCTTAATTATTAATTTGTTTCTATTTATTATTTATCAACGTGTTGTAGGTTCGACTCACCGGCAGCCCCCAATCGGACAGCCGCAGATTCGCCCACACAAAATTATGAAAATATTCCATATAACCACCCGAATGGAGACAAAAAAAGAGGTCCTTCCCGCTATGGGGAAGAACCTCTCTTTGTATCTTGATATTACGCTCTGTTATTTAGCGAAATAATCTTTAACAGCTTCGTTAGGAATCATTTCTTCCTGGAAGATGTAAGCACCGGTCTTCGGGGACTTAACCATCTTGATTACTTTAGAATAGGTACGACCGTCACCTTTCTTAAATGTTGCAACCGCTTTTTTTGCCATTGTTTAATCTCCTCTTACTTAATTTCTTTGTGTAATGTCATCTTCTTCAGGATAGGATTGTACTTCATCAGCTCCAATCTCTGAGTTGTATTCTTTCTGTTCTTTGTTGTAATATAACGAGATGTACCCGGCATACCACTTTCTTTGTGCTCAGTGCATTCAAGAATTACCTGAACTCTGTTACCTTTTGCTTTCTTTGCCATTTCTTATTTCCTCCTCAAATTAAGCGTTTAAATAACCTTTTTCAGCAGCTTTCTTAATTGCTGCATCCAAACCAAGTTTATTGATAGTACGCAAGCCAGCGGCTGAAATATTCAGGCTAACCCAACAATCCTGTTCTACCCAGTAGAACTTTTTAGTAAACAGGTTCACATCAAACTTACGTTTCGTTCTTCTCTTAGAGTGAGAAACGTTGTTGCCAACCATTGCTTTCTTTCCGGTAATTTGACAAATTTTAGACATCGCTAATCTTTCTTTTTAATATTACGAAATTTAAGTCAACTCCTGCTATCTGTCTTCCCTTTTTGAACTGCATCTTGAACAAAAACAAAGATTCTAATAGAGTTTCTCTTCTTTTACGGGGCACAAAGGTACAAATTATTTTCATTCACACACAAGAAATCAACAAATAAATCAGCACTTTCTGCTATTTTTCCTTAATTTATTCTGTATGAGAGTATCAAGTCCCGCTGCCGCATAGATTGTTATCGCAAACAGATATGGATAATGATAGCGGGAAGTAATCACGAACAAAACCGTTACAGCCGTGCCTAAAGCTGGGATCAGGAGATAGACATTCCGTTCCCGTAACAGGTCGCGCCGGTTCGTCCAAATGTAATAAAGGAATAGCAAAAGCACGGTGTAATAGGCAATGCTCTTCAAGGCCAAAGAGACTATCAACTCCGTCAATTTCAGCCTATTGCCCTGTACTTTCGAAAGTACTACTCTAAATCCCATATCAGGCTTTACACGCTCCGTCCAGGTATCTTCGCAATATAAAGCGGCCAACTTGAAGGGCATTTGAGCAATATATTTAAACGGATGTTCCGATATCCAACGGACCGACGCACGCTTCAACAGGCTGTCCCGCTCCATATAGGTATATTCTCCGGGAGGAAGGCAAATATAATTGTCCGGATCACTGAAGCCGTTAAAATTGACTAAACCGTTTGCTTCATCAAAAGAGCTCATCGCTAAATTATAGCCTCCGGATACCGCTTGATAGACAAAATGACCGGTTCTCTTCTTCGCACTCTGTCCGATCAGGAAAACAGTCAAGACAAGCGGCAGGGTCAAAGCGGCATAAAACTGCCATCGACGCTTTTGCACGATGAAAAGGAGCAAAATCACGAATAAAAAGACAACTGCCAGAGGACGGAACCAGTTAGCCAAAGCGATCAACACGCCGGCGACAGCCACAGGAAACAGCCGGCGGACGTTGCATAGCAGCAGGGCTGTCAACAGCAGGAAAGTAAAAGGCAAATCAGTCAATACGGCTATCGGAGCATATAGGTTCGAAAAAATCAACATATATAAAATAGCAGCGTAATACCCCGTTTTATCCGAAAACATCCGCCCGGCCAACTTCCGTATTTCAAATACCATTGCAATATTCATCAATAAATTCAGTAACCGGACAAAAGAGAAAGATCCGAAAAGATGATGGATTCCGATCAAAAGGTTTACATAACCCGGACCGAAAATAAAATCCTCATATTGGTTATGCATGTCCGGATACCAAGTACCTCTCGCGATACATTCCGAAGCCAGTTTCACATAAGCCAGGGCATCATCGTGGTTAGGCATATCCCAGTATTTTACTACCAGGAAAACCTGCAGGATCACCCATATGGCAAACACGATCCGAAAAACGGCCGGTAATTTTTTCCCAATCATTCCTTTAGCTCTTTTTGGGAGACAAAGATACAGCCTTTTCACCACTAATCCGCCCGTGATAGATTAATTCTATCGGTTCATTCGGGGAACAACGGGACGTTTTTGCAACAAAATCAAACTCCGGATGGTTTTATTTTCAAAGAAGCATAAAATAAAAACGTATTAATTATGGCACGAGATTTTAAAGAAGCATTGAGACATCGCAGAACTTATTATCACATCACAAACAGTTCCCCGATATCAGACGAACAGATCAAAGAAATAATAGACTTCGCAGTCATGAACGTCCCTTCTGCTTTCAACTCGCAATCGACCCGTATCGTATTGCTGTTAGGCAAGAACCATAAAAGACTTTGGGAGATCACGAAAGAGACATTGAAGAGACTTGTTTCTGCGGAAGTCTTCAAAGGAACGGAGGCTAAAATAGACGGAAGCCTGGCTGCCGGCTACGGAACGATCCTGTTTTTCGAAGACAAAGCGGTAGTCGAACAGTTGCAAGACTCCTTCCCTACCTACTACGACAAATTTCCGGTTTGGGCACAGCAAACATCCGCCATGCACCAGCTGGCTATCTGGACAATGCTCGAAGATGCCGGCTTAGGCGCGTCCCTTCAACACTATAACCCGCTGATCGACGAAACGGTATGTGCAGAATGGAAACTCGACCCGAAATGGGAACTGGTGGCACAAATGCCTTTCGGAACACCGACGGAAGAGCCCGGACCGAAAGAGATAAAACCATTAGATAAAAGAGTCCTGGTTTTCAAATAAAAGACCAGAAGCCGTTTTAAGCACCGATATCACTATTTACAATCGAGAAAAGAGAAAGTTGCTCCATTACCAAAATGTCACTACGACCCCATGTAAATCGGATTAGTAGTGCATATAAATAGAATTAGTAGCAAGGGTAATATTTTTTAACATTTCTATTTGAAAGCGATAGCCTCCTTTTACTGTCGAAATGGTAACGGAGTATCCTGATACGGTCCTTGCTAAAGGCACCGAAAAATGTCAAACTAAATTAAGCACAAACATGAATTACGATATTGCAATTATAGGGGGAGGACCGGCAGGCTACACCGCCGCCGAACGGGCAGCCGAAGGGGGCCTGAAGACCGTCCTCTTCGAAAAGAACGCCATCGGGGGTGTCTGCCTGAACGAAGGCTGTATTCCCACAAAAACATTATTATACTCTGCCAAGATATTAGACAGTTTCAAAACATCCTCCAAATATGGCATTTCATCGGAAGGGACGCCGTCTTTCGACATGGATAAGATCATCGGGCGTAAGAACCGGACGGTCAAAAAACTGACATCCGGTGTAAAGATGCGACTCACTTCGAGCGGGATCACGATCGTCGAGGGCACTGCCGTGTTGAACGGGGAAACCGACGGAATGATCCGCATACAGTGCGGAAACGACCTTTTCACCGTCAAAAACATACTCCTCTGCACCGGTTCCGAAACGGTAATTCCCCCAATCAAGGGACTTTCAGAAACAGACTACTGGACTTCGCGGGAAGCACTCGACAGTAAAGAACTCCCCAAAGAACTTGCCATCATAGGCGGCGGTGTCATCGGGATCGAGTTCGCCTCTTTTTTCACCAGCATGGGAGTAAAAGTGAAGGTGATCGAGATGATGCCGGAAATACTCGGCGCAATGGACAAAGAGGCGTCCGCCATGCTCCGGAACGAATACGCCAAGAAAGGGGTGGAATTTCATCTGAACACAAAAGTGATCGAGGTGAACCCGAAAGAGGTCATTGTCGAAAAAGACGGCAAGGTGAATGCGATCCCGGCGGACAGAATCCTGGTCAGCGTAGGACGCCGGGCGATCACCAAAGATTTAGGCCTGGAAAGCCTTTCCATCGAGACGGACCGCCGGGGAGTCCGGGTGAACGAATATATGCAGACCTCCCATCCGCACGTTTATGCAGCCGGCGATATCACAGGATTCTCGCAACTGGCCCATACGGCCTATCGGGAAGGTGAGGTCGCCGTCAACCATATCTTAGGGCATGAGGACCGGATGGACTACAGGGCTATTCCCGCCGTTGTCTACACCAACCCTGAAGTGGCCGGTGTCGGCAAGACGGAGGAAGAACTGAAGGCAAACGGAGAATATTACAACCTTGTCAAGATACCGATGACCTACTCCGGCCGTTTTGTCGCTGAAAACGAAACCGGCAACGGGCTCTGCAAGCTCCTGACGAACGTGAACGGCCAGATCATCGGTTGCCATCTGTTGGGAAATCCGGCATCGGAGATCATCGTCATTGCCGGTATCGCCGTCGAGCACGGCTATACGGTCGATGAATTCAAGAAAACCGTATTCCCCCATCCGACCGTCGGAGAGGTAATACACGAAAGCCTGTACCTCTGATGATGCTTTATATCGACAATCCATACACCGATGCCTGGTTCAACCTGGCGGCCGAGGAGTATCTGCTCAAGAACTTTTCGGACGACATCTTCATGTTGTGGCAGAACGAACCGTCCGTCATCATCGGCAAGCACCAGAACGTATGGGACGAGATAAACCGGAACTATATACAGGAGAAGCACATCAAAGTCGTACGCCGTTATTCCGGTGGCGGGGCCGTCTATCATGATTCCGGTAACCTGAATATTACTTTTATACAAAACAGCAAGGAACTTGCATCCGGCACATTCACAGCCCGGCTGATCGACTTCCTTGCCACATTCGGCATCCGGGCAGAGACAGACGAACGGCAGGCACTCACGATCGACGGGCTGAAAATATCGGGCAGTGCGCAATCCATCCATAAAGGCAGGATCTTGCATCATGCCACCCTCCTTTTCTCCACCGACCTGTATCACCTGACGACCGCCCTCAAAAGCACAGGGCAGAGGCCGGAGGAAAAGGAGGTGAACCCTGCTCCTTTTTATGTCAAGTCCGTAAGAAGCCCGGTCACCAACATATGCACCTATACCCGTAAAGCGGTATCTATCGGAGAATTCAGAGATGCACTTCTGAACTATTTTACTGAAAACAAGACGGCTACCCGTCCCTATTCATTCACTGAAGACGATTTGAACGCCATCTGGTCCCTGCGTGACAAC
Proteins encoded in this region:
- the rpmB gene encoding 50S ribosomal protein L28, translating into MSKICQITGKKAMVGNNVSHSKRRTKRKFDVNLFTKKFYWVEQDCWVSLNISAAGLRTINKLGLDAAIKKAAEKGYLNA
- a CDS encoding lipoate--protein ligase family protein, which produces MLYIDNPYTDAWFNLAAEEYLLKNFSDDIFMLWQNEPSVIIGKHQNVWDEINRNYIQEKHIKVVRRYSGGGAVYHDSGNLNITFIQNSKELASGTFTARLIDFLATFGIRAETDERQALTIDGLKISGSAQSIHKGRILHHATLLFSTDLYHLTTALKSTGQRPEEKEVNPAPFYVKSVRSPVTNICTYTRKAVSIGEFRDALLNYFTENKTATRPYSFTEDDLNAIWSLRDNKYATPAWNFNIKT
- a CDS encoding nitroreductase family protein; translation: MARDFKEALRHRRTYYHITNSSPISDEQIKEIIDFAVMNVPSAFNSQSTRIVLLLGKNHKRLWEITKETLKRLVSAEVFKGTEAKIDGSLAAGYGTILFFEDKAVVEQLQDSFPTYYDKFPVWAQQTSAMHQLAIWTMLEDAGLGASLQHYNPLIDETVCAEWKLDPKWELVAQMPFGTPTEEPGPKEIKPLDKRVLVFK
- a CDS encoding DUF4295 domain-containing protein — its product is MAKKAVATFKKGDGRTYSKVIKMVKSPKTGAYIFQEEMIPNEAVKDYFAK
- the lpdA gene encoding dihydrolipoyl dehydrogenase, which translates into the protein MNYDIAIIGGGPAGYTAAERAAEGGLKTVLFEKNAIGGVCLNEGCIPTKTLLYSAKILDSFKTSSKYGISSEGTPSFDMDKIIGRKNRTVKKLTSGVKMRLTSSGITIVEGTAVLNGETDGMIRIQCGNDLFTVKNILLCTGSETVIPPIKGLSETDYWTSREALDSKELPKELAIIGGGVIGIEFASFFTSMGVKVKVIEMMPEILGAMDKEASAMLRNEYAKKGVEFHLNTKVIEVNPKEVIVEKDGKVNAIPADRILVSVGRRAITKDLGLESLSIETDRRGVRVNEYMQTSHPHVYAAGDITGFSQLAHTAYREGEVAVNHILGHEDRMDYRAIPAVVYTNPEVAGVGKTEEELKANGEYYNLVKIPMTYSGRFVAENETGNGLCKLLTNVNGQIIGCHLLGNPASEIIVIAGIAVEHGYTVDEFKKTVFPHPTVGEVIHESLYL
- the rpmG gene encoding 50S ribosomal protein L33 → MAKKAKGNRVQVILECTEHKESGMPGTSRYITTKNRKNTTQRLELMKYNPILKKMTLHKEIK